Genomic segment of Clostridium sp. Marseille-P299:
AGTATGCTCTGGATTCACATAAAGGCTACCAGCGCCTCCAACGACTAAAAGTCTTGTTTCCTTGCCACTAAGAAGATCACAAAGGTGTTTCAAAGAAGTACTGTGTTGTGGCAATTTCTCAGGTTCCCATGCACCAAAAGCATCAATTACTACATCAAATCCTTCCAAGTCGGCTGCAGTTAAATCAAATAAATCTTTCTGAATTACCTGCTTTGCTTCACTCTTATTCTCTCCTCTTACTACTGCAGTTACATCAAGACCTCTTTCTACTGCTTCCTTTACAATCAATCTTCCTTCTTTTCCATTTGCACATACAACTGCTATTTTCATATAATTTTCCTCCTTTAAATTTCTTAAACTTCGTTTGGCTATAAAATATTACCAAGCCATAGATACAATTTGCTAAATACGCTTAAATGTCTTTAAGTTATTATTTCAGCTGTTTTTTTAACTTGTTATTTAAGCTCATATTTAAAACTTGTTTTTTATTGCTTCTGAGATTATAATAAATCCATACAGCTATATTGTAAAGTAAGCACCTTTTTGTGCTATAGTTACCAAATAGATACTATTGTGAAAAATGGAGGTTTATTATGGATAAAGAATTACCAAATTGTCCAGTTGAAACAACTCTTATGTTAATTAGTGATCGATGGAAAGTTTTAATTATCCGCGATTTATTAGAGGGAACTAAACGCTTTGGAGAACTAAAGAAATCGCTTGGAAATGTATCGCAAAAGGTTTTAACCTCTAACCTACGTTCTATGGAGGAAAGTGGACTTTTAACTCGCAAAGTATATGCAGAAGTCCCACCACGGGTGGAATACACCTTAACTGAAACTGGATATAGCCTAAAGCCAGTTCTTGATGCAATGTTAGAATGGGGTAACCAGTACAAAGAAAAGAGAAAAAATGCATAAGAAAAATCCTGCATACAGCGTATCTCATCATGCTGTATACAGGATTTTTTTATATCTATTTCATCTCTTTGAATATACAGAATTTAAATAACGTACTGCATACATAATGTTTTACTAAATAAATAAACACCAATACACCCCATATTTGTCAATAAGTGCTGCATTGTAAGAACTAAAAAAACTTGAACCTAGCGGATATAAGACGTTACCGCCTTCTTTCATTGTTTCGTATGCCTGCTTAATGATATGTTCCTCTCCTGGTTCAAACTGCAAGCAAAACTGCATCGTATTACCTACGATCATTTCACTTTGATTTTCGTCCAATTCCCCTACTGCTATACTCTGTCCACAAAAATTAAGCTCGGAATGAATAATGGTTCCATCCTCAGCTCTATCACAATAACCAAGTTCTGCGTTAAATGCCTTTTTATAAAATTCAAAAGCTTCCTCCCTATTTTTTGTGTAAATTTGAAGCAATATTCTTCTCATAACTCCCCTCCCATCCTATATTCAAGTTTTATTTTAATTCATTTCATTACATACATTTCGCTTCAGGAATTTCTTCCGGATCTTCTTCATTCATAATGGTAATATCTGCTCCTAAATCAAGCAACTTTTGAAAGAAATTATCATAACCTCTTAAAATATGCTCTAATCCATAGATTTTAGATTCCCCATCTGCAATCAATGCCGCCATAACCAGTGCTGCACTCATGCGAATGTCTGTACCCTCCATTGTTGTACCATTTAACTTTTGTATCCCATGAATAGCAACCTGAGAAGGCATACTTGTATATAACATCCCCATTCTGCTCATTTCAAATAAATGATTAAATCTTACAGGGAAGATTACATCTTTAACAAATGACTTTCCCTTACAATTTATAGCGTAAACGGTGGCAAACGGTTGTAGATCCGTAGGGAATCCAGGATATGGCAATGCATCAACATTGATTGATTTTAGTTCACAATTTGTAGCATCAACGATAATATCTTTCTCTTTTATTTCTATTTTCGCACCTGAATCCGATAAAATCGTTATTACAGACATTACATGATCTGGATTTGTATTTCTAATGATACCTGAGCCTTTTGATGCCGCTATCATAAATAAAAAGGTTCCTACTTCCAAACGATCAGGTATAACCTCATGAATGGTTCGATTTAATTTTTTTCCCGATGGCATAATATGAATCACAGGTGTCCCTGCACCAGTAATTTTGACACCCATAGAATTTAATAATGTAGCCATATCCACTATTTCAGGTTCCATAGCAGCATTATAGATAATAGTTTCACTAGTGGCTGAACTAGCTACTAACATAGCATTTTCAGTTGCGCCAACACTAGGAAATCTTAAAAATATTTTTTGTCCTTTATAAGGAAATTGCGTTGCCTTGCATTTCACACAACCTTCGATAATTTCTGTCTCAATCCCGAACTTATTAAATACATCTAAATGAATATCAATCGGCCGGTTGCCTATCTTATCTCCGCCTGGAAGTGGTACGGATGCCATACCAAATTTAGCAAGTAAAACTCCAAGAAATAGATTCGATGCTCTAATTTTTGAAACATATTGTTTGCTTAATTCCGAATAAACCATTTCACCTTTGATTTCTACGTTATTATTTTCACAAATCATCTGAATGCCAATTTCACTTAATATTTCCTTCATTGCATCTATATCAGATATCCCAGATACATGTGTTAATTTACCAACACCCTCGCCTAAACACATTGCTGGTATTAACGCTAATACTGAATTCTTAGAACCACTAACTTCAACCTCGCCCATCAGTGGATTTCCACCGTTAACTTGCAAATAAGTTTTACTGTTTATCATAATACACAACCTCTCCTATTACTTTTTTCTCTTTATCACTTCTAAAATATAAATATTCAAAAATAACATATATGTTATTTATTTAAAATAAATGAAAGCGATATAGTGTTATCCCAATTTAATTATTTTACTATTATTTTACATGGAAATCAATGTAATTTTAATTCTTATAAATTTGTGAAATACTAAACTCTAACTACACTTTTATGATATCGAAGTTTTGGAGGCATAATGTATCAGAAATTCAGCAAAAA
This window contains:
- a CDS encoding NAD(P)-dependent oxidoreductase, which encodes MKIAVVCANGKEGRLIVKEAVERGLDVTAVVRGENKSEAKQVIQKDLFDLTAADLEGFDVVIDAFGAWEPEKLPQHSTSLKHLCDLLSGKETRLLVVGGAGSLYVNPEHTVQIMDAPDFPDVFKPLASNMGVALDKLRTRNDVKWTYISPAGDFQADGVRSGKYILGGEELILNSKGESVISYADYAIAMIDEAVEGNHVQQRISVVSE
- a CDS encoding winged helix-turn-helix transcriptional regulator codes for the protein MDKELPNCPVETTLMLISDRWKVLIIRDLLEGTKRFGELKKSLGNVSQKVLTSNLRSMEESGLLTRKVYAEVPPRVEYTLTETGYSLKPVLDAMLEWGNQYKEKRKNA
- a CDS encoding VOC family protein — protein: MRRILLQIYTKNREEAFEFYKKAFNAELGYCDRAEDGTIIHSELNFCGQSIAVGELDENQSEMIVGNTMQFCLQFEPGEEHIIKQAYETMKEGGNVLYPLGSSFFSSYNAALIDKYGVYWCLFI
- the murA gene encoding UDP-N-acetylglucosamine 1-carboxyvinyltransferase, whose product is MINSKTYLQVNGGNPLMGEVEVSGSKNSVLALIPAMCLGEGVGKLTHVSGISDIDAMKEILSEIGIQMICENNNVEIKGEMVYSELSKQYVSKIRASNLFLGVLLAKFGMASVPLPGGDKIGNRPIDIHLDVFNKFGIETEIIEGCVKCKATQFPYKGQKIFLRFPSVGATENAMLVASSATSETIIYNAAMEPEIVDMATLLNSMGVKITGAGTPVIHIMPSGKKLNRTIHEVIPDRLEVGTFLFMIAASKGSGIIRNTNPDHVMSVITILSDSGAKIEIKEKDIIVDATNCELKSINVDALPYPGFPTDLQPFATVYAINCKGKSFVKDVIFPVRFNHLFEMSRMGMLYTSMPSQVAIHGIQKLNGTTMEGTDIRMSAALVMAALIADGESKIYGLEHILRGYDNFFQKLLDLGADITIMNEEDPEEIPEAKCM